Proteins encoded together in one Marinithermus hydrothermalis DSM 14884 window:
- a CDS encoding SDR family oxidoreductase — MEFSGKHAVITGASSGIGRAIALELAQRGAHLHLVGRDPTRLEQVAEAARAAGGTARVYRADLAEDAALEALARDLAALERVDVLVHSAGVVALGPVATAPVEKLDWQYRVNLRAPFALTQALLPALERARGQVVFINSGAGLRANAGWSQYAATKHGLKALADALRAEVAPRGVRVISVYPGRTATPMQAEVHRAEGRAYHPERFVQPEDVALEVLAALSLPARAVVTDLSIRPAVG, encoded by the coding sequence GTGGAGTTTTCCGGAAAACACGCGGTGATCACCGGCGCTTCGAGCGGGATCGGACGGGCGATCGCCCTCGAGCTCGCCCAGCGCGGCGCGCACCTGCACCTGGTGGGGCGCGACCCAACCCGGCTCGAGCAGGTGGCCGAGGCCGCGCGAGCGGCGGGCGGAACGGCTCGCGTGTACCGCGCGGACCTCGCGGAGGACGCGGCCCTCGAGGCCCTCGCGCGCGACCTGGCCGCTTTGGAGCGGGTGGACGTGCTGGTGCACAGCGCGGGGGTCGTAGCGCTTGGGCCGGTCGCCACGGCCCCGGTAGAGAAGCTGGACTGGCAGTACCGCGTCAACCTTCGCGCCCCCTTCGCGCTGACCCAGGCGTTGCTGCCCGCCCTCGAGCGCGCGCGGGGCCAGGTGGTCTTCATCAACTCCGGGGCGGGCCTCCGCGCGAACGCGGGGTGGAGCCAGTACGCCGCGACGAAGCACGGCCTCAAGGCCCTCGCGGACGCCTTGCGGGCCGAGGTCGCGCCGCGCGGCGTGCGGGTGATCAGCGTCTACCCGGGCCGCACCGCGACCCCCATGCAGGCCGAGGTGCACCGCGCCGAGGGGAGGGCATACCACCCCGAGCGGTTCGTGCAGCCCGAGGATGTGGCGCTGGAGGTCCTCGCGGCCTTGAGCCTCCCGGCGCGGGCGGTGGTGACGGACCTCTCCATCCGCCCGGCCGTCGGGTAG
- a CDS encoding heavy metal-responsive transcriptional regulator: protein MRREPRIGEVARALGLSPKAIRYYEAIGLLPPPRRTPAGYRVYGEADLERLRFVQKAKASGLTLSEIREVLTLWEAGTPPCDRVRALLDRKIAEVEAEIRALLAFRAELRRLRRAASRRGREQAVVCAILERTAG, encoded by the coding sequence ATGCGGCGCGAACCCCGGATCGGTGAGGTGGCCAGGGCGCTGGGCTTGAGCCCCAAGGCGATCCGCTACTACGAGGCGATCGGGCTGCTGCCCCCGCCCCGGCGGACGCCCGCAGGGTACCGCGTGTATGGGGAGGCCGACCTCGAGCGCCTGCGCTTCGTGCAGAAGGCCAAGGCCAGCGGGTTGACGCTCTCGGAGATCCGCGAGGTGCTTACGCTTTGGGAGGCCGGCACGCCGCCGTGCGACCGGGTGCGTGCGCTTTTGGACCGGAAGATCGCGGAGGTGGAGGCTGAGATCCGGGCGCTCCTGGCCTTCCGCGCGGAGCTGCGCCGCTTGCGGAGGGCCGCCTCGAGGCGCGGCCGGGAGCAGGCTGTGGTCTGCGCGATCCTCGAGCGGACGGCTGGGTAG
- a CDS encoding heavy metal translocating P-type ATPase, producing the protein MAARTPERVETLRFKVGGMSCSFCTETIRKAYARTPGVLEVHVSLAHEEVLLRYAPDAVQPEALEALLVRLGYTVRDPDKVKAYEEQQQELVRAQRKLHWAAVFTGASALLMLLAWLRAVPAPLLEPVMLVAMPAFAVATVFGVGGYILRKAFYSLVRGILNQHVLLELGALSGLVGGVLGLVGRFYGVEALRFPAADFFGVATFVTTYHILSEYTSLLVRVRASRAVEKLLSLQPDTARVVRNGRVVLLPVDEVRVGDRVRVRPGEAIPVDGRVLEGRSGVNESLVTGEAIPVEKRPGDEVVGGSINQTGSLLIEVTRVGEESFLRRVARYIEEARAMKPGILQLVDVVLKYYVPGVLGMALLGFAVWTLGAWVVTGQPDVPRAIFATLAVFVMGYPCALGMATPLAMIRGGGLAAERGILMRSAEAFHALNVVQKVVFDKTGTLTKGRPEVTDVCAYGVMEDTLLGLAASVEDASEHPLAQAVVAHARAKGVEPRLAAAFEAIVGKGARAVVEGRAVHVGSPAYFQELGAELNAVARDLERFQNEAKTVILVGTEAGGRLEVLGLLAIADTLKADAHKTVQRLKVLGLDPIMITGDHRRTAEAVARAVGIEEVLAEVLPDQKAERVRALQRQGVRVAFVGDGINDAPALMQADVGIAIGAGTDIAIESADVILTGERLWGVIEAYEIGRNAYRKTVQNLALAFSFNGVGVPAAATGLVHPVWAMIAMVASVSAVLLNSFGGRLLSRVQHLGLRPAAAPSVTRVTLTSRAIGCERCIRRIAKALLAMEGVEAVEGDATAKRVTVTYRADRCSEEDLRARMRAMGYPVEA; encoded by the coding sequence ATGGCCGCGCGAACGCCTGAGCGAGTCGAGACCCTCCGGTTCAAGGTCGGGGGGATGTCCTGCTCGTTCTGTACCGAGACGATCCGCAAAGCGTACGCCCGCACGCCGGGCGTGCTCGAGGTGCACGTCAGCCTGGCGCACGAGGAGGTCCTGCTGCGCTACGCACCGGACGCGGTGCAGCCCGAGGCCCTCGAGGCCCTGCTTGTGCGCCTAGGGTACACGGTGCGCGACCCCGATAAGGTTAAAGCGTACGAGGAGCAGCAGCAGGAACTGGTGCGCGCCCAACGCAAGCTGCATTGGGCGGCGGTTTTCACCGGAGCGAGCGCGCTGTTGATGCTTTTGGCGTGGTTACGCGCGGTGCCCGCCCCCCTCCTAGAGCCCGTGATGCTCGTGGCGATGCCGGCGTTTGCGGTAGCGACCGTCTTCGGGGTGGGGGGGTACATCCTTCGTAAGGCGTTCTACTCGCTTGTGCGGGGTATTCTGAACCAACACGTTCTCCTGGAGCTCGGGGCGCTCTCGGGTCTGGTGGGGGGGGTGCTGGGTCTCGTGGGGCGGTTTTACGGCGTTGAGGCGCTACGCTTCCCCGCGGCGGATTTCTTTGGCGTGGCGACCTTCGTGACCACCTACCACATCCTTTCGGAGTACACCTCGCTTTTGGTGCGCGTACGGGCCTCGCGCGCGGTGGAGAAGCTGCTCTCCCTCCAGCCTGACACGGCACGGGTCGTCCGGAACGGGAGGGTGGTCCTACTCCCAGTGGATGAGGTGCGCGTGGGGGACCGGGTGCGGGTGCGGCCGGGGGAGGCGATCCCGGTGGACGGCCGGGTCCTCGAGGGGCGCTCCGGTGTGAACGAGAGCCTGGTCACGGGGGAGGCGATCCCGGTGGAGAAAAGGCCGGGGGATGAGGTGGTGGGCGGCTCGATCAACCAGACGGGCAGCCTGCTCATCGAGGTGACCCGGGTCGGGGAGGAGAGCTTCCTGCGCCGCGTGGCCCGGTACATCGAGGAAGCCCGGGCCATGAAGCCCGGGATCCTCCAGCTCGTGGATGTGGTTCTGAAGTACTACGTGCCCGGCGTGCTGGGAATGGCGCTCCTGGGGTTTGCGGTCTGGACGCTCGGGGCCTGGGTCGTGACCGGGCAGCCGGACGTGCCCCGCGCGATCTTCGCGACCCTCGCGGTCTTCGTGATGGGGTACCCCTGCGCCCTGGGCATGGCAACCCCCCTCGCGATGATTCGGGGCGGGGGGTTGGCCGCCGAACGGGGCATCCTGATGCGTTCGGCCGAGGCCTTCCACGCCCTGAACGTGGTCCAGAAGGTCGTGTTCGACAAGACCGGAACGCTCACCAAGGGCAGGCCCGAGGTGACCGATGTGTGCGCCTACGGTGTGATGGAAGATACACTCCTGGGCCTGGCGGCCAGCGTGGAGGATGCCTCCGAGCACCCCTTGGCCCAAGCGGTCGTGGCCCATGCACGTGCAAAGGGCGTGGAGCCTAGACTCGCCGCCGCCTTCGAGGCGATCGTCGGGAAGGGGGCGCGGGCGGTCGTCGAAGGACGGGCGGTGCACGTCGGCAGCCCTGCGTACTTCCAGGAGCTTGGCGCGGAGCTGAACGCGGTGGCGCGGGACCTCGAGCGCTTTCAGAACGAGGCCAAGACGGTCATCCTGGTAGGTACGGAGGCCGGGGGGCGCCTCGAGGTGCTCGGCCTCCTCGCGATCGCCGACACCCTGAAGGCAGACGCCCATAAGACCGTGCAGCGGCTGAAGGTGTTGGGGCTGGACCCCATCATGATCACCGGGGATCACCGCCGCACCGCCGAGGCCGTCGCGCGGGCCGTGGGGATCGAAGAGGTCCTGGCCGAGGTGCTGCCCGATCAGAAGGCCGAACGGGTGCGGGCCCTGCAGCGACAAGGGGTGCGGGTGGCCTTCGTGGGGGACGGGATCAACGACGCTCCAGCGCTCATGCAGGCCGACGTGGGGATCGCGATCGGCGCGGGGACCGACATCGCCATCGAGTCCGCTGACGTGATCCTGACCGGCGAACGGCTTTGGGGCGTGATCGAGGCCTACGAGATCGGCCGGAACGCGTACCGCAAGACCGTGCAGAACCTCGCGCTGGCCTTCAGCTTCAACGGGGTGGGGGTACCCGCGGCGGCCACGGGGCTCGTGCACCCCGTCTGGGCCATGATCGCTATGGTGGCCAGCGTCAGCGCGGTCCTCCTGAACTCCTTCGGCGGTCGGCTCCTCTCCCGTGTTCAGCACCTCGGGCTACGGCCTGCCGCGGCCCCTTCTGTAACGCGGGTGACACTCACCTCGAGGGCGATCGGGTGCGAGCGGTGCATCCGCCGTATTGCCAAGGCCCTCCTGGCCATGGAGGGCGTTGAGGCCGTGGAGGGGGACGCGACCGCGAAACGGGTCACGGTGACCTACCGCGCGGACCGCTGTTCCGAAGAAGACCTCCGCGCCCGGATGCGCGCGATGGGGTACCCGGTGGAAGCGTGA
- a CDS encoding HAMP domain-containing sensor histidine kinase gives MNLRTRLFLGMTAAMLLAVGVQTGAGYLSFKRTLSDALTQDLERFAQDTARAIDLEGLRPAWRPDRVPELYGRWSNGRARLTKDGRVYLVYGGRFPEAAPDWARYTLSLTNGYRLEVALEALEVRRALGEYLRTSLWVLPLTLLLALFLAALLARYLMRPIRGLTRAMEQLSRQRFPEPVPPPPGNDELRHLAESFNRMTQALQAFIERERAFTRYASHELRTPLTTLSAQVEALELGLLPPERVIPTLKSTLERMERILSSLLALTRTAPPRLEPLSAWALVERTLAALPPPARARVRSTPPLAPLALLGEPHLVQQALGNLLDNALKYAPGPVDCTLDANTTEVTITVRDYGPGVAPEMLERITEPFFRAHRGTDGLGLGLALVQHIARSLGGRLELRRAEPGLEARLVLPRAKGTAREVEARRAEA, from the coding sequence ATGAACCTGCGCACGCGGTTGTTCCTCGGCATGACCGCCGCCATGCTCCTCGCCGTGGGAGTGCAGACGGGGGCCGGGTACCTCTCCTTCAAGCGGACGCTGAGCGACGCCCTGACGCAGGACCTCGAGCGCTTCGCGCAGGACACGGCTCGAGCCATCGACCTGGAGGGCCTTAGGCCCGCGTGGCGTCCCGACCGGGTGCCGGAGCTCTACGGTCGCTGGAGCAATGGCCGGGCCCGGCTCACCAAGGACGGACGGGTGTACCTGGTGTATGGCGGGCGCTTCCCCGAAGCCGCGCCGGACTGGGCCCGGTACACCCTCTCCCTCACGAACGGGTACCGCCTCGAGGTCGCGCTCGAGGCCCTCGAGGTCCGCCGCGCCCTCGGGGAGTACCTGCGCACCAGCCTGTGGGTCCTGCCCCTCACCCTCCTTCTCGCTCTTTTCCTCGCGGCGCTGCTCGCGCGCTACCTGATGCGCCCCATCCGGGGATTGACCCGCGCCATGGAGCAGCTCTCCCGCCAGCGCTTTCCCGAACCCGTGCCCCCACCGCCCGGGAACGATGAGCTTCGGCACCTCGCCGAGAGCTTCAACCGCATGACCCAAGCCCTTCAAGCCTTCATCGAACGCGAGCGGGCCTTCACCCGGTACGCCTCGCACGAGCTCCGCACCCCCCTCACCACCCTGAGCGCCCAGGTCGAGGCCCTCGAGCTGGGCCTACTGCCCCCCGAGCGGGTGATCCCCACCCTCAAATCCACCCTGGAGCGCATGGAGCGCATTTTGAGCAGCCTGCTAGCTCTCACCCGCACCGCCCCACCCCGGCTCGAGCCCCTCTCCGCGTGGGCGTTGGTCGAGCGGACGCTCGCGGCCCTGCCCCCACCGGCGCGCGCCCGCGTCCGCTCAACCCCGCCCCTCGCCCCCCTCGCCCTACTCGGCGAACCCCACCTCGTCCAGCAAGCCCTAGGTAACCTGCTGGACAACGCCCTGAAGTACGCGCCGGGGCCGGTGGACTGCACCCTCGACGCGAACACCACGGAGGTCACGATCACAGTTCGCGACTACGGGCCGGGCGTCGCCCCGGAGATGCTGGAGCGGATCACCGAACCATTCTTCCGCGCTCACCGCGGCACAGACGGGCTGGGGCTGGGGCTTGCACTGGTACAGCACATCGCGCGCTCGCTCGGAGGTCGGCTCGAGCTCAGGCGCGCCGAGCCCGGCCTCGAGGCCCGGCTGGTGCTGCCGCGCGCCAAGGGCACGGCGCGGGAAGTGGAGGCGCGACGTGCGGAGGCTTAG
- a CDS encoding response regulator transcription factor: protein MRILLVEDEPTVAEPLRALLTREGYAVTWAPDLEAAWRALTDGEPDLAILDVMLPEDENGGFVFAQQLREAGYQGPILFLTARDALEDRVAGLDLGGDDYLVKPFALRELLARVRALLRREAQTKQSRLVRGPLEVDLAARRVRYDGRSVVLTEKEFALLEHFALYPEKTFTVEELLERCFPGTTSGPRIVRVYVHRLRQKLAPQVIETVPGGYRLGV, encoded by the coding sequence ATGCGGATCCTGCTCGTAGAGGACGAACCCACGGTCGCCGAGCCCCTCCGCGCCCTCCTCACCCGCGAAGGGTACGCGGTCACCTGGGCCCCGGACCTCGAGGCGGCCTGGCGAGCCCTGACGGACGGCGAGCCCGACCTCGCGATCCTCGACGTGATGCTCCCCGAGGACGAGAACGGCGGCTTCGTCTTCGCCCAACAGTTACGCGAGGCGGGGTACCAGGGCCCCATCCTGTTCCTCACCGCCCGGGACGCCCTCGAGGACCGCGTGGCGGGGCTCGACCTCGGCGGGGACGATTACCTCGTGAAGCCCTTCGCCCTCCGCGAGCTGCTAGCCCGCGTACGGGCGTTGCTGCGCCGCGAAGCGCAAACCAAGCAGTCCCGGCTCGTGCGGGGCCCCCTCGAGGTGGACCTCGCCGCCCGCCGCGTGCGCTACGACGGGCGATCGGTCGTCCTCACCGAGAAGGAGTTCGCGCTGCTCGAGCACTTCGCGCTCTACCCGGAGAAAACCTTCACCGTCGAGGAGCTCTTGGAGCGGTGCTTCCCGGGCACGACCTCCGGGCCGCGCATCGTGCGGGTGTACGTGCACCGCCTCCGCCAGAAGCTGGCCCCGCAGGTGATCGAGACCGTACCGGGAGGGTACCGGCTAGGGGTGTGA
- the dusA gene encoding tRNA dihydrouridine(20/20a) synthase DusA has product MPHAPPPNPHTLSIAPMMDWTDRHFRYLMRQVSRKVRLYTEMVVDRALIHGDRARLLAFHPEEHPLALQIGSSDPDLAFEAARIGVAWGYDEINLNVGCPSNRVQEGGFGACLMADPERVREITRAMREAAPVVTVKHRIGIDHLDEYRHLARFVETVAETGVTVFIVHARKAWLQGLSPKENRAVPPLRYGEVYRLKQDFPELTIVLNGGVRTLDAAMAHLEHTDGVMIGRAAYETPWAWAGADQQVFGLDRAPSRREVVMAMLPYIEARLMEGVPLRRIARHLLNLFKGAPGGRRFRRVLSEGLLDPTAGPELVQRALEAIPDAVLDERPGKAVAAR; this is encoded by the coding sequence ATGCCGCACGCACCGCCTCCCAACCCGCACACCCTGTCCATCGCCCCGATGATGGACTGGACCGACCGGCACTTCCGCTACCTGATGCGCCAGGTTAGCCGGAAGGTCCGGCTCTACACGGAGATGGTCGTGGACCGCGCCCTGATCCACGGGGACCGCGCTCGGCTGTTGGCCTTCCACCCTGAGGAGCATCCCCTCGCGCTTCAGATCGGCTCGAGTGACCCCGACCTGGCCTTTGAGGCCGCCCGGATCGGGGTCGCGTGGGGGTACGACGAGATCAACCTGAACGTGGGGTGCCCTTCAAACCGCGTGCAGGAGGGCGGGTTCGGCGCGTGTTTGATGGCGGACCCCGAGCGGGTGCGGGAAATCACCCGGGCGATGCGCGAGGCCGCGCCCGTGGTCACGGTCAAGCACCGCATCGGCATCGACCACCTCGACGAGTACCGTCACCTGGCCCGCTTCGTGGAGACTGTGGCCGAGACCGGGGTCACGGTCTTCATCGTGCACGCCCGCAAGGCCTGGCTCCAGGGCCTCTCCCCCAAGGAAAACCGCGCGGTGCCCCCCCTGCGCTACGGGGAGGTGTACCGGCTCAAGCAGGACTTCCCCGAACTCACGATCGTTCTAAATGGCGGTGTGCGCACGCTCGACGCCGCCATGGCGCACCTCGAGCACACGGACGGCGTCATGATCGGCCGCGCCGCGTACGAGACCCCGTGGGCGTGGGCCGGAGCGGACCAGCAGGTCTTCGGCCTGGACCGCGCCCCCAGCCGGCGCGAGGTGGTGATGGCGATGCTGCCCTACATCGAGGCGCGCCTCATGGAGGGCGTGCCTTTACGGCGCATCGCCCGCCACCTGCTGAACCTCTTCAAGGGCGCGCCCGGCGGACGCCGCTTCCGGCGCGTGCTCTCGGAAGGCCTGCTGGACCCCACCGCGGGCCCCGAGCTCGTGCAGCGCGCCCTCGAGGCCATCCCGGACGCTGTGTTGGATGAACGGCCGGGGAAGGCCGTCGCCGCGCGTTAA
- the ispH gene encoding 4-hydroxy-3-methylbut-2-enyl diphosphate reductase — translation MVERVYLAKPRGFCAGVVMAIQAVEKAARELKDQGELVVYHSIVHNDVVVRRLREAYGVHFVEDLKEIEALRKERRLADTVVFSAHGIPPTVRRQAAEMGLWQIDATCPLVTKVHSEAKRYAREGYWILLIGDSADHQEVKGTMGEAPDRTILVAVHTHVGKDPRLADPRTVKVPDPDRVVVLTQTTLSVDDTLETIAILRERFPKLVVPSRDDLCYATKNRQDAVKRIAPHVDFFLVLTSNYSSNGMRLLELARNLVGRAERIDTAQDLRPEWFAGVRTVGITSAASTPDDLVQEVVAYFRAQNPNLEVIEEGEWEQIEFREPKRKAPEEVRV, via the coding sequence ATGGTCGAGCGGGTCTACCTGGCCAAACCGCGGGGGTTTTGTGCCGGGGTGGTGATGGCCATCCAGGCGGTGGAGAAGGCCGCGCGGGAGCTTAAAGACCAGGGAGAGCTGGTGGTCTACCACTCTATCGTGCACAACGACGTGGTGGTGCGCCGCCTGCGCGAGGCGTACGGCGTGCATTTCGTGGAGGACCTCAAGGAGATCGAGGCGCTGCGCAAGGAGCGCCGCCTAGCCGATACCGTGGTGTTCTCCGCGCACGGCATCCCTCCCACGGTGCGCCGGCAGGCCGCGGAGATGGGGCTGTGGCAGATCGACGCGACCTGCCCCCTCGTCACCAAGGTGCACTCCGAGGCCAAGCGCTACGCGCGCGAAGGGTACTGGATCCTCCTGATCGGCGACTCCGCCGACCACCAGGAGGTCAAGGGCACGATGGGCGAAGCGCCGGACCGCACGATCCTGGTCGCGGTGCACACCCACGTGGGCAAGGACCCCCGCCTCGCGGACCCCCGCACCGTGAAGGTCCCGGACCCCGACCGGGTGGTCGTCCTCACGCAGACCACCCTCAGCGTGGACGACACCCTCGAGACGATCGCGATCCTGCGCGAGCGCTTCCCCAAGCTCGTCGTGCCGAGCCGGGACGACCTGTGCTACGCCACCAAAAACCGCCAGGACGCCGTGAAACGCATCGCGCCGCACGTGGATTTCTTCCTGGTCCTGACCAGCAACTACTCCTCGAACGGGATGCGCCTCCTCGAGCTCGCTCGGAACCTGGTGGGCCGCGCGGAACGGATCGATACCGCGCAGGACCTCCGCCCCGAGTGGTTTGCGGGCGTGCGCACGGTCGGGATCACCTCCGCTGCCTCCACCCCGGACGACCTGGTGCAGGAGGTGGTCGCGTACTTCCGCGCGCAAAACCCGAACCTCGAGGTGATCGAGGAAGGCGAGTGGGAGCAGATCGAGTTCCGCGAGCCGAAGCGGAAGGCGCCCGAAGAGGTGCGCGTGTAA
- the dprA gene encoding DNA-processing protein DprA, with product MDWLSLALTPGVGPARFMRAFQEGAASPERVRAVLGPRIAAAYAETLADGVAERARAQAAAHGARILGLWEADYPEALRHLTDPPLVLYVRGALPPYEQSVAIVGTRRASPWAKAWTRRTARALAEAGVAVISGLARGIDTEAHAGALEGGGLTVGVLGSGLDRIYPRENQALAERVTLVSELPFGEPPRPEYFPRRNRVVAALARAVLVVEAPPKSGALITAALALELGREVLAVPGRPTDPGAAGPNRLIQEGAGLVTNAAEVLEALNLAPTPALRPELTEAEARLYAALRAAGEALPDELAEELQLTAGEVLAGLAALELKGLAQALPGGRYAAV from the coding sequence GTGGACTGGCTCTCCCTGGCCTTAACCCCTGGCGTTGGCCCGGCGCGGTTCATGCGGGCTTTTCAGGAGGGGGCGGCCTCCCCGGAGCGCGTCCGGGCGGTGCTGGGCCCCCGGATCGCCGCGGCGTACGCCGAAACCCTGGCCGACGGCGTCGCCGAGCGCGCTCGAGCCCAGGCGGCAGCCCACGGCGCGCGGATCCTGGGGTTGTGGGAGGCGGACTACCCCGAGGCGCTGCGCCACCTTACGGACCCGCCGCTCGTGCTGTACGTGCGGGGGGCGTTGCCCCCCTACGAGCAAAGCGTCGCGATCGTGGGAACCCGCCGAGCCTCCCCCTGGGCCAAGGCCTGGACGCGCCGAACCGCCCGCGCCCTGGCCGAGGCCGGCGTGGCGGTCATCTCCGGCCTCGCGCGCGGCATCGACACCGAAGCCCACGCGGGGGCCCTCGAGGGCGGCGGACTCACCGTGGGGGTCCTGGGCAGCGGGCTGGACCGCATCTACCCCCGGGAGAACCAGGCGCTCGCCGAGCGCGTCACGCTCGTGAGCGAGCTGCCCTTCGGCGAACCCCCCCGGCCCGAGTACTTCCCCCGTCGTAACCGCGTGGTCGCCGCCCTGGCCCGGGCCGTGCTCGTGGTGGAGGCTCCTCCAAAGTCCGGGGCGCTCATCACCGCCGCGCTGGCCCTCGAGCTCGGCCGGGAGGTGCTCGCCGTGCCCGGCCGCCCCACCGACCCCGGCGCGGCCGGCCCCAACCGGCTGATCCAGGAAGGCGCGGGGCTCGTCACGAACGCGGCAGAGGTCCTCGAAGCCCTGAACCTCGCTCCAACCCCCGCGCTCCGGCCCGAGCTTACCGAGGCGGAGGCCCGGCTGTACGCGGCACTGCGCGCGGCGGGCGAAGCCCTACCGGACGAGCTGGCGGAAGAGCTACAGCTCACGGCCGGCGAGGTGCTCGCGGGCCTCGCGGCCCTCGAGCTCAAGGGCCTCGCCCAGGCGCTGCCGGGCGGGCGGTACGCCGCCGTGTAG
- the era gene encoding GTPase Era, with product MTNAKTYSGFVAIVGKPNVGKSTLLNTMLGVKVAPITPKPQTTRKTVRGIYTEGNRQIVFVDTPGLHKPADALGEYINEQVYEALADVNLILWLVDLRHPPTDEDRLVARALEPLVGRVPILLVGNKVDAAKYPDEALEAYRALLPQIEEVRTLSALDERDVANLRAEILALLPEGPFFYPDTFTRSDQPPEQWAAEIVREEAMKRLREEVPYAVAVKVETFEERPNGVVYIQAVLYVEREGHKAIVIGKQGRMLKEIGRAARKQLEVFLNRKVYLDLEVRVYPNWRKDPEALRELGYE from the coding sequence ATGACGAACGCGAAGACCTACTCGGGGTTCGTGGCGATCGTGGGCAAACCCAACGTGGGCAAGTCCACCCTGCTCAACACGATGCTGGGGGTCAAGGTCGCCCCCATCACCCCCAAGCCCCAAACCACTCGCAAGACGGTGCGCGGCATCTACACCGAAGGCAACCGGCAGATCGTGTTCGTGGACACGCCCGGCCTGCACAAGCCAGCGGACGCGCTCGGGGAGTACATCAACGAGCAGGTGTACGAGGCCCTCGCGGACGTGAACCTGATCCTGTGGCTGGTGGACCTGCGCCACCCCCCCACCGACGAGGACCGCCTCGTCGCGCGGGCCCTCGAGCCGCTCGTGGGGCGGGTGCCGATCCTCCTCGTGGGGAACAAGGTGGACGCGGCTAAGTACCCGGACGAGGCCCTCGAGGCCTACCGCGCCCTCCTGCCCCAGATCGAGGAGGTGCGAACGCTCTCCGCCTTGGACGAGCGCGACGTGGCCAACCTCCGCGCGGAGATCCTGGCTCTTTTGCCCGAGGGGCCCTTCTTCTACCCGGACACCTTCACGCGCAGCGACCAGCCGCCCGAACAGTGGGCCGCGGAGATCGTGCGAGAGGAGGCGATGAAGCGCCTCCGGGAGGAGGTCCCGTACGCGGTCGCGGTCAAGGTGGAGACCTTCGAGGAACGGCCGAACGGGGTGGTGTACATCCAGGCCGTCCTTTACGTGGAGCGCGAGGGGCACAAGGCGATCGTGATCGGCAAGCAGGGCCGCATGCTCAAGGAGATCGGGCGGGCGGCGCGCAAGCAGCTCGAGGTCTTCCTGAACCGCAAGGTCTACCTGGACCTCGAGGTGCGGGTGTACCCGAACTGGCGCAAGGACCCCGAGGCGCTCCGCGAGCTCGGGTACGAGTAA
- a CDS encoding acyltransferase, translated as MPWLLPKSITPEADEWLERWLGELTERLADPATDRNALVAEILSEVLYARPYEELKETAPLAALALDPRNVTFEAEYYAATDPEKFARVKPLLWLWKTLDLTPLGQSIHSGVRIRRALAPFIFKRVGKNPKFFQNVEFSVGYNLELGDDVVVHRHVLLDDIGGIVIGDGASISDYANIYSHTHHVLASPDVTLKQTIIGNGVRITYHATVLAGVRIGDDAMVGTGAVVTRDVPPHAIALGIPARPRRYKVRHDCPYCRAEAPHPSDEVPKLPDRKPNPDYPDFLPPGFGTREA; from the coding sequence ATGCCCTGGCTACTACCCAAATCCATCACTCCGGAGGCCGACGAGTGGCTCGAGCGCTGGCTGGGTGAACTCACCGAGCGCCTCGCGGACCCCGCGACCGACCGGAACGCCCTGGTGGCGGAGATCCTGAGCGAGGTGCTCTATGCCCGGCCCTACGAGGAACTTAAGGAAACGGCGCCCCTGGCAGCCTTAGCGCTGGACCCGCGGAACGTCACCTTCGAGGCGGAGTACTACGCGGCGACCGACCCCGAGAAGTTCGCGCGCGTCAAGCCGCTCCTTTGGCTGTGGAAGACGCTCGACCTCACGCCCCTAGGGCAGTCCATCCACTCGGGGGTGCGGATCCGCCGGGCGCTCGCGCCCTTTATCTTTAAGCGCGTGGGCAAAAACCCCAAGTTCTTCCAGAACGTGGAGTTCAGCGTGGGGTACAACCTCGAGCTCGGGGACGACGTGGTGGTGCACCGGCACGTCCTGCTGGATGATATCGGCGGGATCGTGATCGGGGACGGCGCTTCGATCTCGGACTACGCGAACATCTACAGCCACACCCACCACGTCCTGGCCTCCCCGGACGTGACCTTGAAGCAGACCATCATCGGGAACGGCGTGCGCATTACCTACCACGCCACGGTCCTCGCCGGGGTGCGGATCGGGGACGACGCGATGGTAGGGACCGGCGCGGTCGTGACCCGGGACGTGCCCCCGCACGCGATCGCGCTGGGTATCCCGGCGCGCCCCCGGCGCTACAAGGTGCGGCACGACTGCCCCTACTGCCGCGCGGAGGCACCTCACCCCTCGGACGAGGTGCCGAAACTCCCGGACCGCAAGCCCAACCCCGACTACCCGGACTTCCTGCCGCCGGGGTTCGGCACGCGCGAGGCCTGA